The Paenibacillus macerans genome includes a window with the following:
- a CDS encoding MerR family transcriptional regulator, whose translation MEYTVQKLGRLAGISTRTLRYYDEIGILKPARMNSSGYRIYGQKEVDRLQQILFYRELGLSLEDIKTILSDPSFDELRALRDHREQLLDQRKRLDALIANVEKTIDAREGRIMMSNQEKFAGFKKQLIEENERKYGREIRQKYGDDKVEESNRKLLNMTEEQYEEVTRLESELKEVLAAAFKTGDPAGELAQTAADLHKRWLTYSWNEYSKEAHAGLAQMYVDDERFKAYYDEQQPGTAEFLRDAIRIYTGVRE comes from the coding sequence ATGGAATACACCGTTCAGAAACTGGGGCGTTTGGCCGGGATAAGCACGCGGACGCTGCGTTATTACGATGAGATTGGCATTCTTAAGCCGGCAAGAATGAACTCGTCGGGATACCGCATTTACGGACAAAAAGAGGTCGACCGGCTGCAGCAGATTTTGTTCTACCGCGAGCTTGGCCTTAGCCTTGAAGACATCAAGACGATTCTTTCCGACCCGTCTTTTGATGAGCTTCGCGCCCTCCGGGACCATCGTGAGCAGCTCCTTGACCAAAGAAAACGCTTGGACGCGCTGATCGCCAATGTGGAAAAAACGATTGACGCGCGTGAAGGGAGAATAATGATGAGCAATCAGGAAAAATTCGCGGGCTTCAAAAAGCAATTGATCGAAGAAAACGAAAGAAAGTACGGCCGGGAAATCCGCCAAAAATACGGGGACGACAAGGTTGAGGAGTCCAACCGCAAGCTGCTGAACATGACCGAGGAGCAGTATGAAGAGGTGACGCGGCTGGAAAGCGAACTGAAGGAAGTCTTGGCCGCCGCGTTCAAAACGGGCGATCCGGCCGGCGAGCTGGCGCAAACAGCGGCCGACTTGCACAAGCGTTGGCTGACGTACTCTTGGAACGAATACAGCAAGGAAGCCCATGCCGGACTTGCGCAAATGTACGTGGACGATGAACGCTTTAAAGCTTATTATGATGAGCAGCAGCCGGGTACGGCCGAATTTTTGCGGGATGCGATCCGCATCTATACCGGGGTGCGGGAATAG